A section of the Brevundimonas sp. AJA228-03 genome encodes:
- a CDS encoding TetR/AcrR family transcriptional regulator, whose product MARVAGQIDERKSEAILDAAMDLFAEKGAAASMDAIARRAGVSKQTLYNRYGSKTDIGRALAERRSDLITAPLRAGGDPLTVLTALAETMLTKLCTADGRSSMRGVALMSPHAPDLAEAVYDAGPGESLRRLAQWLSQQDREGLIRVPDPELAAEMFSGMTMGHGHLRGILGIDEPRAIDIPARARETARRFLRAFAV is encoded by the coding sequence ATGGCCCGCGTCGCCGGTCAGATCGACGAACGGAAATCAGAGGCCATCCTGGACGCGGCCATGGACCTGTTCGCCGAAAAGGGCGCCGCCGCCTCCATGGACGCGATCGCGCGCCGGGCGGGGGTGTCCAAACAGACGCTCTACAACCGTTATGGCTCCAAGACCGACATCGGCCGGGCCCTGGCGGAGCGCCGGTCCGACCTGATCACCGCCCCGCTCCGGGCCGGGGGCGATCCGCTGACGGTGCTGACGGCTCTGGCCGAGACCATGCTGACCAAGCTGTGCACCGCCGACGGGCGCAGCTCCATGCGGGGCGTCGCCCTGATGTCGCCCCACGCGCCGGACCTGGCCGAGGCCGTCTATGACGCCGGGCCGGGCGAGAGCCTGCGTCGCCTGGCGCAGTGGCTGTCGCAACAGGACCGTGAGGGCCTGATCCGGGTGCCCGATCCCGAGCTGGCGGCCGAGATGTTCAGCGGCATGACCATGGGCCACGGCCATCTGCGCGGCATCCTGGGTATCGACGAGCCGCGCGCCATCGACATCCCCGCCCGCGCCCGCGAGACCGCCCGGCGCTTCCTGCGGGCTTTCGCGGTCTGA
- a CDS encoding DHA2 family efflux MFS transporter permease subunit — protein MTAATLDGAPAPIAPATAEPKVNWTFLILGFAGMVIGQFMAILDIQIVASSLPQIQSGVGASADQISWIQTAYLIPEVVMIPLSGYLSRLWGTQKVFMISCAGFVLMSIAVGLSSSVEVMIVFRAIQGFVGGAMIPTVFAVAFTAFPVSRRVTASVFIGLIVTLAPTIGPTLGGHLTEALSWRWLFFINVPFGLLSFFLVWRYARFDKGDPGLSRGFDWWGLGLMAAFLMSLQFVLEEGSKNNWFADDLILLLSVAAAITGPTFVWRSLTYWNPVVELRAFNNRNFLVGVGMTFIVGAALFGGSFLLPLFLSRVRDYSPAEVGTTLVVSGLAMFMTAPIAGRLVQILDLRILMCGGFVMASWGMWNAHAVTTEWGFWEFAGIQALRGSGVMLAMLAAQQITMSTMPPHMVKNASGLVNLFRNVGGAFGLAFLNTSLTTNTAVHMGELTSRISITDTGMQAMLAGISARMTGSIDPDGAAMKAVYGMLHRQATTLAFGDAFTMLAIGCAVGGCVTLLAQPVKPGSVAPATDAH, from the coding sequence ATGACCGCCGCCACCCTGGACGGCGCCCCGGCCCCGATCGCCCCGGCGACGGCCGAGCCCAAGGTCAACTGGACCTTCCTGATCCTGGGCTTCGCCGGGATGGTGATCGGCCAGTTCATGGCCATCCTGGACATCCAGATCGTCGCCTCGTCCCTGCCCCAGATCCAGTCGGGCGTCGGGGCCTCCGCCGATCAGATCAGCTGGATCCAGACCGCCTATCTGATCCCCGAGGTCGTGATGATCCCCCTGTCGGGATATCTGTCGCGGCTGTGGGGCACCCAGAAGGTGTTCATGATCAGCTGCGCCGGCTTCGTGCTGATGAGCATCGCTGTGGGCCTGTCGTCCTCGGTCGAGGTGATGATCGTCTTCCGGGCCATCCAGGGCTTCGTCGGCGGGGCCATGATCCCCACTGTCTTCGCCGTGGCCTTCACCGCCTTCCCCGTCTCCAGACGCGTCACGGCCTCGGTCTTCATCGGCCTGATCGTGACCCTGGCCCCCACCATCGGGCCGACGCTGGGCGGGCATCTGACCGAGGCGCTCAGCTGGCGCTGGCTGTTCTTCATCAATGTGCCGTTCGGCCTGTTGTCCTTCTTCCTGGTCTGGCGCTACGCCAGATTCGACAAGGGCGACCCGGGTCTGTCGAGGGGCTTCGACTGGTGGGGCCTCGGCCTGATGGCCGCCTTCCTGATGAGCCTTCAGTTCGTGCTGGAGGAGGGGTCGAAGAACAACTGGTTCGCCGACGACCTGATCCTGCTGCTGTCGGTCGCGGCCGCGATCACCGGACCGACCTTCGTCTGGCGCTCGCTGACCTACTGGAATCCCGTGGTCGAGCTGCGCGCCTTCAACAACCGGAACTTCCTGGTCGGCGTCGGGATGACCTTCATCGTCGGCGCGGCCCTGTTCGGGGGCAGTTTCCTGCTGCCGCTGTTCCTGTCGCGGGTGCGGGACTATTCGCCGGCCGAGGTCGGCACGACCCTGGTGGTGTCGGGTCTGGCCATGTTCATGACGGCTCCGATCGCCGGTCGGCTGGTCCAGATCCTGGATCTGAGGATCCTGATGTGCGGCGGCTTCGTCATGGCGTCCTGGGGCATGTGGAACGCCCATGCCGTCACCACCGAATGGGGCTTCTGGGAATTCGCCGGCATCCAGGCCCTGCGCGGGTCCGGAGTCATGCTGGCCATGCTGGCGGCCCAGCAGATCACGATGTCGACCATGCCGCCGCACATGGTCAAGAACGCCTCGGGCCTGGTGAACCTGTTCCGCAACGTCGGCGGGGCCTTCGGCCTGGCGTTCCTGAACACGTCCCTGACCACCAATACCGCCGTTCATATGGGCGAGCTGACCAGCCGTATCAGCATCACCGATACCGGGATGCAGGCGATGCTGGCCGGCATATCGGCCCGCATGACCGGCTCCATCGACCCCGACGGGGCGGCCATGAAGGCGGTCTATGGCATGCTGCACCGGCAGGCCACGACGCTGGCGTTCGGCGACGCCTTCACCATGCTGGCCATCGGCTGCGCCGTTGGGGGCTGCGTCACCCTGCTGGCCCAGCCGGTCAAGCCGGGCAGCGTGGCACCAGCCACGGATGCCCACTGA
- a CDS encoding HlyD family secretion protein, producing MALPPVVKKRLPLILAVVVAVGLVIGGGLWWTNKQRWESTDNAFVQADTTLVSPQIDGYVAEVLVSDNQRVEQGQILVRLDDADARAGLAQAEANLAALLAAVDTVDARAAQEQAMIASRAAGVAQARAQANLAQAQVQRYSTLQRQGWVSQQRIETEQAGAQTAAASVAEAQAALVAEQRTAGVLGSTRSQSLAAVEQARAAVELARTNLDRTVIRAPVAGVVGARGVRAGQYVRPGGQLLSLVPLGDTYVVANFKETQLGRLRLGQTVHISADAFPDQDLTGRIESFAPATGAEFALIPVENATGNFTKITQRVPVRILVSRADGGAALRPGLSVEVKVDLKSPGGPSFAEAAVGPTRLADAGTATAQ from the coding sequence ATGGCCCTCCCCCCAGTCGTCAAGAAGCGCCTGCCCCTGATCCTGGCGGTCGTCGTGGCCGTTGGCCTGGTCATCGGTGGCGGCCTGTGGTGGACCAACAAGCAGCGGTGGGAATCGACCGACAATGCCTTTGTCCAGGCCGACACCACCCTGGTCAGCCCGCAGATCGACGGCTATGTCGCCGAGGTCCTGGTGTCCGACAACCAGCGGGTCGAACAGGGTCAGATCCTGGTGCGTCTGGATGATGCCGATGCCAGAGCCGGGCTGGCCCAGGCCGAGGCCAATCTGGCGGCCCTGCTGGCGGCGGTCGACACCGTCGATGCCCGCGCGGCCCAGGAACAGGCCATGATCGCCTCGCGCGCGGCCGGCGTGGCCCAGGCCCGGGCCCAGGCCAACCTGGCCCAGGCCCAGGTCCAGCGGTATTCCACCCTGCAGCGTCAGGGCTGGGTCTCCCAGCAGCGCATCGAGACCGAACAGGCGGGGGCCCAGACCGCCGCCGCCTCCGTCGCCGAGGCCCAGGCCGCCCTGGTCGCCGAACAGCGCACGGCCGGCGTCCTCGGCTCGACCCGCAGCCAGAGCCTGGCCGCCGTCGAACAGGCCCGCGCCGCGGTCGAACTGGCCCGCACCAATCTGGACCGCACCGTCATCCGCGCACCGGTCGCCGGCGTCGTCGGCGCGCGCGGCGTCCGTGCCGGACAATATGTCCGCCCCGGGGGCCAGCTGCTGTCGCTGGTGCCTCTGGGCGACACCTATGTGGTGGCCAACTTCAAGGAGACCCAGCTGGGTCGCCTGCGTCTGGGCCAGACCGTCCACATCTCGGCCGACGCCTTTCCGGATCAGGACCTGACCGGCCGGATCGAAAGCTTTGCGCCGGCCACGGGGGCCGAGTTCGCCCTGATCCCGGTCGAGAATGCGACGGGCAATTTCACCAAGATCACCCAGCGGGTGCCGGTCCGCATCCTGGTGTCGCGCGCCGATGGCGGCGCGGCCCTGCGCCCCGGCCTGTCGGTCGAGGTCAAGGTCGATCTGAAGAGCCCCGGCGGACCCAGTTTCGCCGAGGCCGCCGTCGGACCGACGCGTCTGGCCGATGCCGGAACCGCGACCGCCCAATGA
- a CDS encoding NAD(P)/FAD-dependent oxidoreductase — MTQPFRLPSSIDVAVIGAGAAGLSAARRLAAAGVSVVVLEARDRIGGRAHTVGWEGHGLDLGCGWLHSADENVLVQPIAEAGWTLDRTPPPWSSAAPVPDADPAERAAFAEAYEAFEARLDALASTGIDRPAADALEPGGDWNARLQAISSALNGASFERISLLDFARYSESSVNIRVKEGYGAAIAGFGADLPVKLGCAVETVDLGGPRAILRTSAGVVEAGAVILTVPTSVLTSGGLRITPEPADLLDAAGGLPLGLASKVHLALAGALDLPADGMLWGRSDCFEVGRHHLRPFGLPLIETYLGGDLAWGLERDGPDAMIDFAVEDLVAILGSSMRRHASAVSVSGWGSDPWSLGAYSYARVGHSGDRARLRTPVAGCLFVAGEATAERFYGTAHGAWMEGERAAVEAIVALGLDPRSSEIAV, encoded by the coding sequence ATGACCCAGCCCTTCCGCCTGCCTTCCTCCATCGATGTCGCCGTGATCGGCGCGGGCGCTGCCGGGCTGTCGGCCGCGCGTCGGCTGGCGGCCGCCGGCGTGTCCGTCGTCGTGCTGGAAGCCCGGGACCGGATCGGGGGGCGGGCGCATACCGTGGGCTGGGAGGGTCACGGGCTCGATCTTGGCTGCGGCTGGCTGCATTCCGCCGATGAAAATGTCCTGGTCCAGCCGATCGCCGAGGCCGGCTGGACGCTGGACCGTACGCCCCCGCCGTGGAGTTCTGCCGCCCCTGTCCCAGACGCCGACCCGGCCGAGCGCGCAGCCTTCGCCGAGGCCTATGAGGCGTTCGAGGCGCGCCTCGATGCCCTGGCCTCGACAGGCATCGACCGCCCCGCCGCGGATGCACTGGAACCCGGTGGAGACTGGAACGCGCGCCTTCAGGCCATCTCTTCGGCGCTGAACGGGGCATCGTTCGAGCGCATCTCGCTGCTGGATTTCGCCCGCTACAGCGAGTCGTCCGTCAACATCCGCGTCAAGGAGGGCTATGGCGCGGCGATCGCGGGCTTCGGGGCCGATCTCCCGGTCAAGCTGGGCTGTGCGGTCGAGACCGTGGACCTCGGCGGCCCCCGCGCAATCCTGCGGACCTCGGCAGGGGTGGTCGAGGCCGGGGCGGTGATCTTGACGGTCCCGACCTCGGTCCTGACGTCCGGTGGACTCCGCATTACGCCGGAGCCTGCCGATCTGCTGGACGCGGCTGGGGGGCTGCCGCTGGGCCTGGCGTCGAAGGTCCACCTCGCTCTGGCCGGCGCCCTGGATCTGCCTGCGGACGGCATGCTCTGGGGTCGAAGCGACTGCTTCGAGGTAGGCAGGCATCATCTGCGTCCCTTCGGCCTCCCCCTGATCGAGACCTATCTGGGCGGCGACCTCGCCTGGGGGCTGGAGCGGGACGGGCCGGACGCCATGATCGACTTCGCCGTCGAGGACCTGGTCGCCATCCTCGGCTCGTCCATGCGGCGGCATGCAAGCGCGGTCTCGGTATCCGGTTGGGGCTCGGACCCCTGGTCACTTGGAGCCTATTCCTACGCGCGGGTTGGACACTCGGGCGACCGCGCAAGGCTGCGCACGCCGGTCGCCGGCTGTCTGTTCGTCGCAGGCGAAGCGACGGCAGAGCGGTTCTATGGCACGGCCCATGGAGCCTGGATGGAGGGCGAGCGGGCGGCGGTCGAGGCGATCGTGGCGCTTGGACTGGATCCCAGGTCTTCCGAAATCGCGGTCTGA
- the nth gene encoding endonuclease III, translated as MARTGPEARKPGGIMTGAPVPVFAWPPDEDRVEAIFERLSRIMPEPKTELTFQDPFTLVVAVALSAQATDVAVNKATEKLFAVADTPAKMLALGEAGLVPYIASIGLYRNKARNVIALSRILLEQHGGVTPLNRADLQALPGVGRKTASVVLNELGIEPAIAVDTHVFRVSHRLGLANAATADKVEDQLHRIVPEAFLPKAHHWLILHGRYSCTARKPKCGGCVISDLCPSRGLMAGNGEAVQPASRARTASAKSKPRSGASDK; from the coding sequence ATGGCCAGGACGGGACCCGAGGCGAGGAAGCCCGGTGGCATCATGACCGGCGCGCCGGTCCCGGTCTTCGCCTGGCCGCCGGACGAGGACCGGGTCGAGGCGATCTTCGAGCGGCTGTCGAGGATCATGCCGGAGCCGAAGACCGAGCTGACGTTCCAGGACCCCTTCACCCTGGTCGTCGCCGTCGCCCTGTCGGCCCAGGCCACGGACGTCGCGGTCAACAAGGCCACCGAAAAGCTGTTCGCCGTCGCCGATACGCCCGCGAAGATGCTGGCGCTGGGGGAGGCGGGGCTGGTCCCCTACATCGCCTCGATCGGCCTGTACCGGAACAAGGCGAGGAACGTCATCGCCCTGTCCCGTATCCTTCTGGAGCAGCACGGCGGTGTGACGCCGCTGAACCGGGCGGACCTGCAGGCCCTGCCCGGCGTCGGGCGAAAGACGGCCAGCGTGGTCCTGAACGAACTGGGGATCGAGCCGGCCATCGCCGTGGACACCCATGTGTTTCGCGTCTCGCACCGGCTGGGCCTGGCCAATGCCGCGACCGCAGACAAGGTCGAGGACCAGCTGCACCGGATCGTCCCGGAAGCCTTCCTGCCCAAGGCCCACCACTGGCTGATCCTGCACGGCCGCTACAGCTGCACGGCGCGGAAACCGAAATGCGGGGGGTGTGTGATCAGCGACCTGTGCCCGTCGCGGGGGCTGATGGCGGGAAACGGCGAGGCCGTTCAGCCGGCCAGCCGCGCCCGTACCGCTTCGGCGAAGAGCAAGCCCCGGTCAGGCGCCTCCGACAAATAG